The genome window ACAGGTCATTACTGGCCATTTCTACTTCACTTGCGAAGAAAGCCTGCCTGAAGGGTATGTATGGGCAACGGTTTTAAGGGATCCAAGAGAGCGAACCCTTTCAGAATATTTCTATATCGTTAACGATGTGCCGGATACAGGCGGCGGGCCGATAGAACGCCGTATCAAGTCCATGTCCCTGGAGGAGGCACTTCATGACTCAGAGTTTTGCGACCGAATTCGAAACTACCAGAGCGTTCACTTCGCATCCTTTTTTCATTCCACACCATGGCAGCTTGACAGAGCAGAGTTTTTACGCCTGGCAAAGAAAGGGCTTGAGCAATACCATCTTGTAGGCATAACCGAACGGCTGGAAGAGCTTGTGGAGGTGTTGAAGAAGGTATTCAATATTCCTGAAGAAGTTAGGCTGAAACGCTACAATGTTACATCCAGGCGGGAAAGATTCTCTGACCTGCCGTCTTCACTTCAGGCCCGCATTCTGGAACTTGTGGATGTGGACATGGAGCTCTGGCAGTATGCGGAGGAGCTCTTTGAAAACAAAACCAAACACTTCGATGCGAGCTCACTCCCCAGCGACTCGAAGAGCGAAGCCCAGGCCTGCAAAATGGCCTCTTCCGTTTCCAGTCCTATTGAGCCGGCTGGCATTCAGGGGGATGGATCTCTGGAGCTTTTGAGCGTGACGGTGAGCGGTCAGCTCAGGCCGCAGATGCCCACGTTTCTGCCGGGGGAGCGGGCATTCCTTCGCATAGCCTTTCGAGCCGTCAAGGATATAGACGATTTGACAGTAGGCTACAGCATCCATCATGACTCAGGGCTGCATATTTTCGGCATTAACACGCGGCTTCTGGGGAAAAAGCTTTCGGTAAAGGCAGGTGGAGAATACTACGTGGATTTTCTCTTCCCTGTAAACCTCGGGCTGGGAAAGTACTTTGTGAACATCAGCGCCCATTCCGGACTGACTCATCTGGAGCGCTGCTATCTCTGGCGGGAGAAGGTTGCCAGTTTTGACGTGAACGGTTTCGCCGATGTGCTTTTTGAAGGCCTGGTGCGACTGATGCCTTCCATGTCAGCGGGTTTGATGAGTGGAGAAGGTCGGCTTGAGTGGGAACAGACTTCGGTTCAGGGGGTGCAACGTATCGGCTATGACACGCCTCCCATATCGGACTGCAGAGGATTTATTCGCTGCATGCCGAGGATTGAGACCCTGGAACTGAGACCTGGTCAGCAGATTGCCATAACTGTGGAGGTCATGAACCAGAGTCAGCAGATCTGGTATCTCGAAGGGAACAAGCCTGTCTATCTCAGCTATCATTGGCTGAACAAAGAGGCCGAGCCTGTAATCTTTGACGGCTTTAGAACACCGCTTCCGTGCAATGAAATTCAACCCGGGGAGCTTGTTCAGGCCACAGCAATGGTAGAAGCCCTTAAGCAGGCTGGAGAATATACCTTGGAATTGACCCTTGTGCAGGAAGGTGTTACCTGGTTTGAAGAAAGAGGGTTTGTAACGGAAAAATTAAACATTAGTATAGACCACGATAGGAGGATAAGTCAATGAACATTCAGCATTTGGCAAAGGGCTTGGTGGTTGGAATGGTTGTGGTGGCAATGTTTGCTCTATCCGGTTGTGGAGACAGTGGCCAAAAAAAGGAAGCACAAGAAAAAGCCAGTAGTAAGGTACAACCTGCTGGTGTGTCTCAACCTCAGGATGTGGTGAAGAAGAATCTAACCCAGTTTGAAG of Dissulfurimicrobium hydrothermale contains these proteins:
- a CDS encoding Wzt carbohydrate-binding domain-containing protein; amino-acid sequence: MNRKLFFDHIPKTAGTSLQQFFVEAFGKEKVTETLRGLKYQHALSVYANRQVITGHFYFTCEESLPEGYVWATVLRDPRERTLSEYFYIVNDVPDTGGGPIERRIKSMSLEEALHDSEFCDRIRNYQSVHFASFFHSTPWQLDRAEFLRLAKKGLEQYHLVGITERLEELVEVLKKVFNIPEEVRLKRYNVTSRRERFSDLPSSLQARILELVDVDMELWQYAEELFENKTKHFDASSLPSDSKSEAQACKMASSVSSPIEPAGIQGDGSLELLSVTVSGQLRPQMPTFLPGERAFLRIAFRAVKDIDDLTVGYSIHHDSGLHIFGINTRLLGKKLSVKAGGEYYVDFLFPVNLGLGKYFVNISAHSGLTHLERCYLWREKVASFDVNGFADVLFEGLVRLMPSMSAGLMSGEGRLEWEQTSVQGVQRIGYDTPPISDCRGFIRCMPRIETLELRPGQQIAITVEVMNQSQQIWYLEGNKPVYLSYHWLNKEAEPVIFDGFRTPLPCNEIQPGELVQATAMVEALKQAGEYTLELTLVQEGVTWFEERGFVTEKLNISIDHDRRISQ